A segment of the Penaeus monodon isolate SGIC_2016 chromosome 38, NSTDA_Pmon_1, whole genome shotgun sequence genome:
aaaacaacaTCTGTATTTATTTGTAATCAGTAACGGTggtaatacaaacaaaataataataccaataatagtaataaaatacagTTAAATTGATAATTGTAACAGTAGTagttgaaaagaataataattattaggctaataattttAGTACAAGTAATCAGTAggttgataattttaataatatatatacatatacatacatatatatatatatatatatatatatatatatatatatatatatatatgtacacacacacacatacacacacacacacacacacacacacacacacacacacacacacacacacacacacacacacacacacacacacacacacacacgcagacacacacacgcagacacacacacacgcagacacacacaacgcagaacacacacacacacacacacacacacacacacacacacacacacacacacacacatatatatatatatatatatatatatatatatatatatatatatatatatatatacatatatacacacacacacatatatacatatgtatatatatatatatatatatatatatatatatatatatatatatatatatatgtgtgtgtgtgtgtgtgtgtgtgtgtgtgtgtgtgtgtgtgtgtgtgtgtgtgtgtgtgtgtgtgtgtgtgtgtgtgtgtgtgtgtgtgtatttataatcaataatcaataGGTTAATAATTTTAGTACAAGCAAAGaagctaacaataacaatactagtcataataatgataaaattataataataatcataatgataataataataataatgttaaaacaataatagtaatatttcgtAATATTAAATatgacactactactacaactgctacaaataataatagtaatagtaataataataacaacaataacaacaaataatgataataataatgatgattataatgatactaattctactactacgactactactagtaataataataatggtgatgatgatggcaataatgatagtgatgatgatattatagtgatgctaataacaacaagaaccacatcaacaataataatgataataacaacaataaaaataatgaatatgataatgataataataacagcagtaatattaatgataataatgatgagataaaaatgataataataataatagtaataatgacaatgttaacaccaacaataatgataatgatgatagtaataaaaataatgataatgatgatagtaataaaaataatgatgataagtagtaatgataatacctatatcaataataacaataaaaataatatatgtgatgattgttatgataaaaatgatactaatgatcatgatgatgttaataaaaacaacattcatgatgatgattgtaataacaatagtaacaataatggtaccaTTTatcatactactattactactactactactactaataataataacaattaaaataattataaccataatgataataaaataacaatagtaataacaataatatcaataatgataatgctgatactaacaataataataatgatatcaacaacaataataatgataccaatatcataataataatgataatagtgataatgattataataataataataatgataatagtgataatgattataataataataatgataatgatgatgattctactactactactaatgattattattgttattgatatcataatgatattgataataatgataatatgagcaataagaataacaacaacaagcaacaaaataaataataataataataataataataataataatataaaagtgatCAATCACCTGTAAAGCTGACGACTGGTAACGCAatttcactgatatatatatatatatatatatatatatatatatatatatatatatatatatatatatatatatatatatatacataaatatatatatatatatatatatatatatatatatatatatatatatatatatatatatatatatatatatatatatatatatgcgtgtgtgtgtgtgtgtgtgtgcgtgtgtgtggcaaatactgtgtgtatatagtattacTACATTGACATTCTGGCCCCGAGTGTACGCTGTCTTCCGTCCTCTATCGTGGCGTCTGCTCTTTTTGTTTGCACGTTGCAGCCGTTGCAGCGACTTCAACTAGCTGTGAGGAACAGATTCACCAAAGCAGAATAATTCTTTAAACGAAATCGATTGTTTTGATTCAGCGGAAAGCGATGAACCAGCAAGCGAAATATTAGTTTCACTGGACGCTCTTCCATTGTGAGTGCGATAATCCATTAGTCTTGTTGATGTTTCCAGATCTGTAGGGTGGAAAGAGTGGCCATCAAGCCTCCATAATGAATTAAGGCCAACTGCGAATAGACGTCCAGCTCGACCACTAATTTTATTCCGGCAGTAAATGATCTTTGATTACACTCTTATCACATGCACACGGTTGCCAGATCGAGCGGCGAGGTCCTGTAGTAGAAACGTGGCAGCGCTGCAGGACCTGCCAACCACGACGACAGAGTTCCGTTGTCGGCCGTATGGCAGGAACAGGCGCCCCTGTTCGCCGCGGGCTGCATGCTACTACGATATGCTTGTGCACGAGGCTAGCAAAAAGGCTAAATTAGTCAGTGGGCGTGCGTGGGTGCGATgagcagagcgagagagggagggaatggcgaAGAGAGGAGGGGCGGGCGGCGGTGCGACGGGCGGCCGCCCCGCGAGCGCCGCGTGCGGGCCCCGAGCCGCAGCCTCGCATCTCAGTTGGGTGAGAGCTGCCAGTGAAAGAGGGTCCCTATGTCACGGTATGTCGGCCCACGCCGCTAACTCGCGGCTGGCCGCTAGCTTTTCGGTGCAAACACATACTTCTGCTCGGTCTCCTATAGTAGAGACCGGAGATGCAGCGGAGAATAGTGGTTTTAGTGGAAAACGCGATGGAAGTGCTCTAGGGCCGCGCGACCCCCTGGCCTCAGCGCCATGTAACGGAGGGAGGACCAGCGCGCCCCCTTGCAGTGCAACGACAGCCAATAGTGCCAAAAGTTTAAGTCCTAGTGCCGCGAGTGCCAGTGATTATACAGTGAGCAAAAATGGGCACGCAGGAGCCGCTTCAGCACACCACGGAAGCGCCCCCGGCGAGTCCAGCCCCATTACCTCTTTCAAGTCGAAGGATGCAAGCGGAGAGTGCGCGGGCGTGAGTGCATTTGCGAGCGCACGAAGTCACAACCTCGGCAGTGCAGGAGACCGATCCTCCCCTGCCAGTGCCCGGCgcagtgaagggggaagggagtccCGGATGGACACTGCCAACTTCAGACTGAGGCTccggaagggaggtggagagggcgtCACGAAGAAGGGACCCTTGGTGAGTACACGCGCTaagtcgtcttcctcctcctcctcgtccttcttcttcttcttcttctccttctccttctccttctccttctccttctccttctccttcttcttctcttctcttctcctcctcctcctcctcctcctcctcctcctcctcctcctcctcctcctcctcctcctcctcctccgcttcttcttcttcttcttcttcctcttccttttcttctcagtCTGTTTCGATTTGATTTTTGGGGAGAAATGGCAgtcacgagtaaaaaaaaaaaaaatcatagcattACCCTGTTTCCGTGTAGTTGTCTTTCAATTATTGTAAACGAATTATATCAATTATGATTCGATACGAAAAGAAACGTTCCGCCAGTAATGGGAATTAAAAAATTGAATTCAAGCCcatcaaaaaaacatataaaatccattatatatatatatatatatatatatatatatatatatatatatatatatgtatatatatatatatatatgtatatatatatatatatatgtatatatatatatatatatatatatatatatatatatatatataatatatacacacatacatacacacacacacacacacacacacacacacacacacacacacacacacacacacacatatatatatatatatatatatatatatatatatatatatatatatatatatatatatatatttttttttttttttttttttttttttttttttttttctgatgttttgaGGAaactgtgtgcgtgcgcgtgagtTCATGTACActtcttcgtctgtttttttcgTGTATATTTTCCGtgtaggtttttttccccccatgaaTATGTTGTTTCTTGTACGCATTGGTgcatgtacgtgtttgtgttcgtgtacgTTTTAtcgtgtacgttttttttttttttttttttttgttggggggggcacgtttttagtaatgttttttttttatcgtacatgtgtttattttacttattaattaatttattttttaataacctACGTGATTTTCTTACGCATATATTTTCCCCATATTTGTAtcatataatgattttatttatttatttatttatttatttttaaaatcgcgtacgtgtttttcttttcttgtacgtATTCTTGTACCCTCTTGCGTGTTGTGACCGTTTCAAGAACTCGCCAAGCCAGCGCTGCGCCTGCCAATGCGTGTCCGCCATTTTAAGGACAGTAAGACGTCGAGTtggctgagggagagagggagggagatggagagagagaaacagggagggagagggagaaggagaagaaggaagaggagggagagaaggagaagaaggaggaggaggaggaggaggaggaggaggaggaggaggaggaggaggaggaggagaaggagaaggagaaggagaaggagaagagaaagagggggagagggagaaagagagggagaaagagagagagagaaggggagggggagagggagaaggagaaggaggaggagagagagggggagagggagggagagggagagagagagggagagggagagagagaggaggaggtggagggagagggagggagagggagaggagggagggagagaaggagaggagagagaaagagagagagagagaggagggagggagggagagggagagagagggagggagagagaggagagaggaggaagagagagagatgacgagagagaggagagggagaagagagaggaggagaggagagagagaggagaagggagggaggagcgagaggagagagtagagtagagagagaagggggagagagagagaggagagagagagaggagggagagagagagagagagggagagaagagagagagaggagaggagagagaggggagaggagaggagagagagaggagagagaaaagagagagagagatgagaggaggacgggagagagagaaagagaaagagaggagagagagagagagaagagagagagagagagaggaggagtagagagaggagaggagagagagagagagagagaggagagagggagagagaagaggagagagagagagagagacagagagagagagagagagggatagggagagggagacggagagaaagggagagggagagggggagagataaaaaagaagagaaaaaggaagatcgagaaaaattgatagagagagaaagagaaagagaaagatagagaaagacagaaagagagagaaagagaaagacaaagagaaaggaacagagacagagacagaaagtccTTTTGAGGATTCCATGGGGCTGTATCCTAGTGGACGGGAAGTGTGGTAGTGAGTTGTTCGTACCTGCGTGGGAActgaccttgtgtgtgtgtttgtgtgtaggtggtcAGGTAGATAGGCCTAGGAAATCGCGGCTGTTACTTTTCATTCAAGGGAGTTGCCTGAGCTCGCtattatagtggtgtgtgtgtgtgtgtgtgtgtgtgtgtatatgtatatatatatatatatatatatatatatatatatatatatatatatatatatatatatatatatatatatatatatattttttttttttttttttttttttttttttttttttttttttaatactgttatGTTTTTGCGtagttttcatgatttttttttttttgtgtgtgtggagatgctgataaagggagagaaatttCGTAAAATGGAGGGATATATTTTGATGGATTGTTAACGTTTAGATCTAAATGTTAAACATATACAGGGtgcttaaggaaaaaaaaaagtctcggtATTACAAAATTCGTCAAATTCCGATCATTTATCGGGATGGGGAAAACATGAAGGAAAAGACGATACagtaaaaaggagaaataaagatgataataataatgaaataataataataataataatacaataatagttaaaaggaagaaaaagacgataaagtaaaaagaaaaaaaaataacaataattataaaataataataataataataataataataataataataataataataataataataataataataataataataataataataataaaataccgaGGAAGCTAGGTTAACACCAAACAACTTCGCAAAGCCAATCGAATGTGATTTAGAAGCAGTTATTGATCATTCGCTCGTGATTGGCAGCCGTTGCCTTGATTTATGAGGTAATGATGGACTGTGTGAGGCTGTCTTGAAGAGCTGCTTGCATTCATAGATTCAAATGCACAGGGATGTAGGCGGCGTATGTGAATGGCGTATGTACGCATGTCGACGGgtacatgtgcacatacacacggcTGGGGGCCACACTAGTGCAGCCGAATGTGTGGACGGGTGTTTTCCGAGATGTATGAGTATGTAAACAAAGGAAGGCTCGCGTGTAAGCATACTgtacgcgcgctcacacacgcacattcggTCAcactcgttcattcattcattcattcactcgcaGCGTTTACTCATATACTAACTCACTTGTATGCActcatttctgtctgtctgtctgtctgtctctctctccctctctctctctctctctctctctctctctctctctctctctctctctctctctctctctctctctctctctctctctctctctcacacacacacacacacacacacacacacacacacacacacacacacacacgcgcatgcacacacaagcactcacaagcacacacacacacacaagcacacacacacacacacaagcacacacacacacaagcacacacacacacacacacacacacacacacaaacacaaacacaaacacacacgcacaagcacacacacctaaacatacGTCATTTTCCTTTGTTCCCGCTTATCCGGACACCGATGTCTTATCCAAGTCCTTGCCTTATCTCTCTTATCGGACTCGAGCGTACGACGGACCTCTCCGTGGTGGCGGTTCTTGTCACGGTGATTTCGAGGAGGCACTgtgttctatt
Coding sequences within it:
- the LOC119597002 gene encoding serine/arginine repetitive matrix protein 1-like (The sequence of the model RefSeq protein was modified relative to this genomic sequence to represent the inferred CDS: added 136 bases not found in genome assembly), whose protein sequence is MSAHAANSRLAASFSVQTHTSARSPIVETGDAAENSGFSGKRDGSALGPRDPLASAPCNGGRTSAPPCSATTANSAKSLSPSAASASDYTVSKNGHAGAASAHHGSAPGESSPITSFKSKDASGECAGVSAFASARSHNLGSAGDRSSPASARRSEGGRESRMDTANFRLRLRKGGGEGVTKKGPLVAKHPSTSTVANPTSSSAAKEVRSPVGPGPPPLGSHRRRPVSPDPRGHARTRATAAAAPRDSPRSSPRTSPRSSPKSSPVRQLHRERSMSPGARRYVGRGSMGVSSRTHSSRVTPTPPSPPSKRATPPTSP